A window of the Helianthus annuus cultivar XRQ/B chromosome 4, HanXRQr2.0-SUNRISE, whole genome shotgun sequence genome harbors these coding sequences:
- the LOC110936646 gene encoding protein WHAT'S THIS FACTOR 1 homolog, chloroplastic, with translation MQHSLLLRHLRHDHHHFRHYHPSTTTTTSSSVVSSINWVRDRALDHAVEKERDLKPMINLKNLINSEPSKSLPLNIISNQRSSLGIPTRPIDFIRKYPSIIQEFLPGGIGIHPHVKLTPETLALDAEEQLLFDSDIHKKDVANRLLKLLMLGRVNRIPLSVIDRLKWDLGLPNDYVETLVPEYPDYFRVVRNSNWDDLELVCWSDELAVSVMEANSVSEFPLKYSRGFEVDKKFKKWVDEWQKLPYVSPYENMSSLKSEEAEKWVVGLMHEVLHILVPKKTEKDNLLVFGEYLGVRSRFKKALLEHPGIFYVSSKLRTHTVVLREGYKRDLLVERVQHPVMKLRSSYIHLMNMVKEKSKSKDAEVGEKKQKRTRDLDVDDDDDDDDDDELSDDVSEEEEDNDETEGVIDGDDDGDSESEDLEEKQRIPTKRTNLEGRKIADLRSRRRRSDDNSESEDLEEKHRIPTKRTNLEGRKIPDQRSRRRRSDDNSESEDLEEKQRIPTKRTPFEVRKNPVHRSRTRRSNENRESEDLENGNTTIRGRTSRTERFHDSNRRNTSNSRVNDNDGRRGRGNDRKYALDERYSRTNRVPDRRDAKETNPRRFLRTESPGALASRDRSSERSNGSRTREGRSSEKPGASRTREGRSSERPGVSRTREGRSSERSGASRTREGRSSERSRVSRTREG, from the coding sequence ATGCAGCACAGTCTCCTCCTCCGCCACCTCCGTCATGACCACCACCACTTCCGCCACTACCAcccgtccaccaccaccaccacctcttcCTCCGTCGTCTCCTCCATCAACTGGGTCCGCGACAGAGCACTCGATCACGCCGTCGAGAAAGAACGCGACCTTAAACCCATGATCAACCTCAAAAACCTCATCAATTCCGAACCCTCAAAGTCTCTCCCTCTCAACATCATCTCCAATCAACGTTCGTCATTAGGTATCCCCACTCGCCCCATTGATTTCATTCGCAAATACCCTTCAATCATTCAAGAGTTTCTTCCGGGTGGCATTGGTATCCACCCACATGTCAAACTCACCCCTGAAACCCTCGCCCTTGATGCTGAAGAACAGCTTCTATTTGATAGTGACATTCATAAGAAAGATGTAGCCAATAGGTTATTGAAGTTGTTAATGTTAGGTAGAGTTAATCGAATCCCCCTTTCGGTTATCGATCGGTTGAAATGGGATTTAGGTTTGCCTAATGATTATGTTGAAACTCTTGTCCCCGAGTATCCTGATTACTTTCGTGTTGTTCGTAATAGTAATTGGGATGATCTTGAATTGGTTTGTTGGAGTGATGAGTTGGCGGTGTCGGTTATGGAAGCTAATTCGGTTAGTGAGTTTCCGTTGAAGTATTCGAGAGGGTTTGAGGTGGATAAGAAGTTTAAGAAGTGGGTTGACGAGTGGCAGAAGTTGCCATACGTTTCGCCTTATGAGAATATGTCGAGTTTGAAAAGTGAGGAAGCGGAGAAGTGGGTTGTCGGGTTGATGCACGAGGTGCTTCATATTTTGGTGCCGAAGAAGACGGAGAAGGATAATTTGTTGGTTTTTGGGGAGTATTTGGGGGTTAGGTCGCGGTTTAAGAAGGCGTTGTTGGAGCATCCGGGGATTTTTTATGTTTCGAGTAAGTTGCGTACGCATACGGTGGTTTTGAGAGAGGGGTATAAGAGGGATTTGCTTGTGGAGCGGGTTCAACATCCGGTGATGAAGTTGAGGTCTAGTTATATTCATTTGATGAATATGGTTAAGGAGAAAAGTAAGTCGAAGGATGCGGAAGTTGGAGAGAAAAAGCAAAAGAGGACCCGGGATTTGGAtgtagacgatgatgatgatgatgatgatgatgatgagttgaGTGATGATGTAAGCGAGGAGGAAGAAGACAATGATGAAACCGAAGGTGTTATTGacggtgatgatgatggtgatagtGAAAGTGAGGATCTTGAAGAAAAGCAAAGAATACCCACGAAGCGAACGAATCTTGAAGGTCGAAAGATTGCGGATCTGAGAAGCAGGAGGCGTAGAAGCGATGATAATAGTGAAAGTGAGGATCTTGAAGAAAAGCATAGAATACCCACGAAGCGAACGAATCTTGAAGGGCGAAAGATTCCGGATCAGAGAAGCAGGAGGCGTAGAAGCGATGATAATAGTGAAAGTGAGGATCTTGAAGAAAAGCAAAGAATACCCACCAAGCGAACGCCTTTTGAAGTGCGAAAGAATCCGGTTCATCGAAGCAGGACGCGTAGAAGTAATGAAAATCGGGAAAGCGAGGATCTTGAAAATGGGAATACGACGATTAGAGGAAGAACTAGTAGGACAGAGAGGTTTCATGATTCAAATAGAAGAAACACTTCAAATTCAAGGGTTAATGATAATGATGGAAGAAGAGGCAGGGGAAACGATAGGAAATACGCGTTAGATGAAAGGTATTCAAGAACCAATCGGGTGCCTGATAGAAGGGATGCGAAGGAAACAAACCCTCGAAGATTTCTCAGAACAGAGTCCCCTGGTGCTCTAGCATCACGTGACAGATCATCAGAGAGATCAAATGGTTCAAGAACGAGAGAGGGGCGATCATCAGAGAAACCGGGTGCTTCGAGAACGAGAGAGGGGCGATCATCAGAGAGACCGGGTGTTTCGAGAACGAGAGAGGGGCGATCATCAGAGAGATCGGGTGCTTCGAGAACGAGAGAGGGGCGATCATCAGAGAGATCGCGTGTTTCAAGAACGCGAGAGGGGTGA
- the LOC110936647 gene encoding scarecrow-like protein 1 yields the protein MIRSYGNPVMLNMSYDSEEHESAVESEQLLSEDFEGLSYDEDKMRLKLQELEAALLDDANEDNDSGPNRSMEIESSGYSGSGSALESPNGSSSYNSYVRTGAITPKDLLFECALVLSEGNVEGALNMINELRRTVSIDGEPSQRILAYMVEALAARVAVSGKGLYKALKCKEPPSKDRLSAMQVLFEVCPCFRFGFTTANGAILEAFVGEKMVHVIDFDINQGSQYITLLQTLAGQSPRPHLRLTGVDDPESVQRPVGGLNHIGMRLKELAKSLNLDFEFNSVAANIAVVEPDMLNCRAGEAVIVNFAFQLHHMPDESVSTVNQRDQLLRMVKSLNPKLVTVVEQDVNTNTAPFLHRFHEAYSYYSALFDCIDATLPRESQERVNVEKQCLARDIVNIIACEGEERIERYEVSGKWKARMMMAGFKPCPISENVNDSIRELIKQYSDRYNMKVEPNAVHFGWEDKVLVVASAWR from the coding sequence ATGATTAGATCATACGGAAATCCAGTTATGTTGAATATGAGTTATGATTCTGAAGAACATGAATCAGCTGTTGAATCTGAACAGTTGTTGAGTGAAGATTTTGAAGGATTGAGTTATGATGAAGATAAGATGAGGTTAAAGCTTCAAGAGCTTGAAGCAGCACTGCTTGATGATGCTAACGAAGATAACGATTCGGGGCCGAATCGGAGCATGGAGATTGAATCTTCGGGGTATTCGGGTTCCGGTTCTGCCCTAGAGTCACCAAACGGGTCGTCTTCGTATAACTCGTATGTTAGGACGGGTGCGATTACTCCAAAAGACCTGCTTTTCGAGTGTGCGTTGGTGCTGTCGGAAGGGAACGTCGAAGGGGCGTTGAATATGATAAACGAGCTGCGACGAACGGTTTCGATTGATGGAGAGCCGTCGCAGAGGATTTTGGCGTACATGGTGGAAGCTCTTGCGGCTCGTGTGGCGGTTTCAGGTAAAGGGCTTTACAAAGCTTTGAAGTGTAAAGAACCGCCTTCGAAAGATCGGCTTTCGGCTATGCAAGTGTTGTTTGAGGTTTGCCCGTGTTTCAGGTTCGGGTTCACGACAGCGAATGGGGCGATTCTGGAGGCGTTTGTAGGAGAAAAAATGGTGCATGTGATTGATTTCGATATTAACCAAGGAAGCCAGTATATAACCCTGTTGCAGACGCTAGCGGGTCAAAGCCCGAGACCCCATTTGAGGTTGACTGGTGTTGATGACCCGGAGTCGGTTCAAAGACCCGTTGGCGGGCTGAACCATATCGGGATGAGACTCAAGGAACTCGCTAAATCCCTCAATCTCGACTTCGAATTCAACTCTGTGGCGGCAAATATAGCGGTGGTTGAACCCGACATGCTTAACTGCAGGGCGGGTGAGGCGGTGATCGTGAACTTCGCATTCCAGCTCCACCACATGCCCGATGAGAGTGTTTCCACCGTGAATCAAAGAGATCAGCTTCTGAGAATGGTAAAGAGTTTAAACCCGAAACTCGTAACCGTTGTCGAACAGGATGTAAACACGAACACGGCCCCGTTTTTGCATAGGTTTCATGAAGCATACAGTTATTATTCCGCTCTGTTTGATTGTATTGATGCGACACTGCCACGCGAGAGTCAGGAAAGAGTGAATGTGGAGAAACAGTGTCTGGCTCGCGATATAGTTAACATAATCGCGTGTGAAGGCGAAGAGAGGATTGAGCGGTACGAAGTGTCGGGAAAGTGGAAGGCTCGGATGATGATGGCAGGGTTTAAGCCGTGCCCGATTAGTGAAAATGTGAATGATTCGATTCGAGAACTTATAAAACAGTATAGTGATAGGTATAACATGAAAGTCGAACCGAATGCAGTTCATTTCGGTTGGGAAGATAAAGTGTTGGTCGTCGCTTCGGCTTGGAGGTAA